One genomic segment of Photobacterium sp. DA100 includes these proteins:
- a CDS encoding OmpG porin family protein: MKTGLRPTSRVVLCAVLVAASIPMVAQAAKVNATLSYESGDYGSDYDYAGPRLDMNINPDGSNWYFDLGYRNRTHDSKQVYTRAEIQAAYRFRFDGGWIQPSAKVRQDVTSYDSGSRLTNDIYSSETKYIFDLSDKWTLWGEAQFGLERQEDKNVSGTVRNSDYLAWEVEPGIRYNLTAKQRLTLSYYNTGKRSDKGETWGLTDHTYNQQARLYYYWDTPIGLVISPYVRYALGYGETSAWYDSAYHDETKTQSKVSRYAIQLAYPLTDYLRIQAEYYIEDVEYKEGFTMGKEDSQVKYLKLGARVSF, translated from the coding sequence ATGAAAACAGGATTGAGACCAACGTCGAGGGTTGTTTTGTGTGCAGTACTGGTTGCTGCGAGTATTCCTATGGTCGCACAAGCTGCCAAGGTAAATGCAACCTTGAGTTACGAGTCAGGGGATTACGGTAGTGATTATGACTATGCCGGTCCGAGGCTGGACATGAACATTAACCCCGATGGTTCGAACTGGTATTTTGACCTCGGTTACCGCAACCGTACCCATGATAGCAAGCAGGTCTACACCCGAGCTGAAATTCAAGCCGCTTATCGTTTTCGGTTTGATGGCGGCTGGATCCAACCGAGTGCCAAAGTGCGCCAGGATGTCACCAGCTATGACAGCGGTTCGCGCCTGACCAATGATATCTACAGCAGCGAAACCAAATATATTTTTGACCTCAGTGATAAGTGGACGCTGTGGGGCGAGGCGCAGTTTGGGTTGGAGCGTCAGGAAGACAAAAATGTCAGCGGCACCGTCCGCAACAGTGATTACCTGGCATGGGAAGTAGAGCCGGGTATCCGCTACAACCTTACCGCCAAGCAGCGTCTGACCCTGTCGTATTACAACACGGGCAAGCGCAGCGACAAAGGCGAAACGTGGGGCTTGACCGATCATACCTACAACCAGCAAGCACGACTTTATTACTACTGGGATACACCAATCGGCTTGGTTATTTCACCGTATGTCCGCTACGCACTGGGCTATGGCGAAACCTCGGCTTGGTATGACAGCGCCTATCACGACGAGACTAAGACCCAGAGCAAAGTGTCACGTTATGCCATCCAGTTGGCTTATCCGCTGACTGATTATCTACGGATCCAGGCTGAATATTACATTGAGGATGTGGAGTATAAGGAAGGCTTCACGATGGGCAAGGAAGACTCTCAAGTCAAATACCTGAAACTCGGTGCTCGTGTGAGCTTCTAA
- a CDS encoding autotransporter outer membrane beta-barrel domain-containing protein: MHRIPVSQRTTLSLLIASCLMTPMAVNAADCPENTVCETVVKTDGDTSYSGGDILVADGNGLEYQGGGAAFSNLYLKSNIRVSGEGANGIYVDGDAVFTGNLNIEGSQVVSENGTGIKIDGDFEQGTPTNPNRGIYIKDGGLVSGSENAIDFSASSSSARIDVNGTIEGNIKGNGVEGNKINFGYQGGAGKDATFDGHSITGVDKIENYGNLTIIGQDQTVVWDADYTNKADASMEFKVGDNSDLNNPILLVTGSTTFNENSTVTFSYTGSNVNDLLGKDVVLLESEGGINGGDNVSVEAGEGFGTAESFDTSPLLTVDDSWLEQTPPDVNGGVSGDQLIARYAVNYQGGDEFVGQAAAGGANAGEVVVADYMVNYALDQHNKTGSDESGELLALLASSGTDDAATARLADELTPDAEGSEVRAAMLVVDKMRSQVDDRTNVLRNESHLGKAHDGWNAWTSLIVGYGSQSSGDIHGYDLNTYGINIGIDRVFDSEKLFGVSIAYARSNSDIKDTGNSKDIDSLQGMIYTGWFNERYFIDGNVNIGTNTINSTRSIGTSTGYEGNTQAKAKYDANQVGYQVMAGMKFDLDVVKVEPRVAYNYQWLRVEDYNETGSPASLKYDRTSYSVKQLGAGVTAFNTYDMAYGQFTPLFSLMAYFDMDDDERIRESAALTMDTSTDRFVIYGDAVGGDIIEAKFNANLNMGNGLSASTGLTYYQRDDYKEGFLGLAVSKRF; encoded by the coding sequence ATGCACAGAATTCCAGTTTCTCAGCGCACAACACTATCGCTGCTTATTGCTTCTTGCCTGATGACGCCAATGGCCGTCAATGCGGCGGACTGTCCCGAAAATACTGTTTGTGAAACCGTGGTCAAAACCGACGGTGACACCAGCTATAGCGGCGGAGACATTTTGGTCGCTGACGGCAATGGCCTTGAATACCAGGGCGGCGGAGCGGCGTTTTCAAATTTGTACCTAAAGAGCAACATTCGGGTATCCGGGGAAGGGGCTAATGGCATCTATGTCGATGGCGATGCGGTGTTTACCGGGAACCTCAATATCGAAGGTAGCCAGGTAGTCAGCGAAAACGGCACCGGGATCAAAATTGATGGAGATTTCGAACAGGGCACACCGACCAACCCTAACCGGGGTATTTATATCAAGGATGGCGGCTTGGTCAGTGGCAGCGAGAATGCGATCGACTTTAGTGCCAGCTCTAGCTCAGCGCGTATCGATGTCAACGGTACGATTGAGGGCAACATTAAAGGTAACGGGGTTGAGGGCAACAAGATCAACTTCGGCTACCAAGGTGGTGCGGGGAAAGATGCTACCTTTGATGGCCATAGCATCACCGGGGTCGATAAAATCGAAAACTACGGCAATCTGACCATTATTGGCCAAGACCAGACCGTGGTTTGGGATGCGGACTATACCAATAAAGCGGATGCATCGATGGAATTCAAGGTCGGTGACAACAGCGATCTGAATAACCCGATCTTGCTGGTGACCGGGTCGACGACGTTCAATGAAAACAGCACGGTGACCTTTTCGTATACCGGCAGCAACGTCAACGACTTGCTGGGCAAAGACGTGGTGCTGTTGGAATCGGAAGGCGGGATAAATGGCGGTGACAATGTCAGCGTTGAAGCCGGCGAGGGCTTTGGGACGGCGGAATCCTTTGATACGTCGCCATTGCTGACTGTGGATGACTCATGGCTAGAGCAAACACCCCCTGATGTTAATGGCGGGGTGAGCGGTGATCAGCTGATCGCCCGCTATGCCGTTAACTACCAGGGCGGCGATGAGTTTGTGGGGCAGGCTGCCGCAGGGGGAGCCAATGCCGGAGAAGTTGTGGTTGCCGATTACATGGTCAACTATGCCCTTGATCAGCATAATAAAACAGGCTCGGATGAATCTGGCGAACTGCTTGCGTTACTGGCCTCTTCAGGCACGGATGACGCGGCGACAGCCCGCCTGGCCGACGAATTGACCCCGGATGCCGAAGGCAGTGAAGTCCGGGCCGCGATGCTGGTGGTGGATAAGATGCGCAGCCAGGTCGATGACCGTACCAACGTGTTGCGTAACGAAAGCCACCTGGGCAAAGCCCATGATGGCTGGAATGCCTGGACAAGCTTGATCGTTGGCTATGGTAGCCAAAGTAGCGGCGATATCCACGGGTATGATCTCAATACCTACGGCATTAACATCGGGATTGATCGGGTCTTCGACAGCGAAAAGCTGTTCGGCGTTTCCATTGCCTATGCACGCTCCAACTCGGATATCAAAGATACCGGCAACAGCAAAGACATCGATAGCCTGCAGGGAATGATCTACACCGGATGGTTCAACGAGCGCTACTTTATCGATGGCAATGTCAATATCGGGACGAACACCATCAACAGCACTCGCTCGATTGGCACCTCAACCGGCTATGAGGGTAATACCCAGGCCAAGGCCAAATACGATGCCAACCAAGTCGGTTACCAAGTGATGGCGGGGATGAAGTTCGACCTCGATGTGGTGAAAGTTGAACCGCGGGTTGCCTACAACTACCAATGGCTGCGTGTTGAGGACTACAACGAAACCGGATCGCCGGCCAGCCTCAAGTACGATCGCACTTCTTACTCGGTCAAGCAATTGGGTGCAGGTGTGACTGCATTTAACACTTATGACATGGCATACGGCCAGTTCACTCCGCTGTTTTCGCTGATGGCGTACTTCGACATGGATGACGATGAGCGGATCCGCGAAAGTGCAGCATTGACCATGGACACCTCGACTGACCGCTTCGTGATTTATGGCGATGCTGTCGGCGGTGACATTATCGAAGCGAAATTCAATGCCAACCTCAACATGGGCAACGGCCTGAGTGCGTCAACTGGCTTAACTTACTACCAGCGTGATGACTATAAAGAAGGCTTTCTGGGCCTGGCTGTTTCTAAACGTTTCTAA